Part of the Leptolyngbya sp. BL0902 genome, CGCCTTCAGAAAGGGGTTGCGGGCATAGAAGAATTCAAAGGCGTTTTGCAGCGGGTTGCCGCCCCGTCCGCCCACGGGGGCAAAAATCTGGATATCTCGCCAGGAGAAGACCAGCAGCGTGGGCCGAAATTCGTCGATGCAGCGATCTAACGCCGCCCCATAATCCAAGGGCGGCACGGCTCCGAGGTCGAAAATCCGCTGTTCTAACTGGGGGAACTGCTTGTGAAGATGATCGGCCAAGTACACCACCCCAATGGGAAAAATCGGGTTGCAGGGCAACCGAACGTAAAGCACACGGGGCAGATCGGCAGATTGAGGGGTCATCATTCGCTATTGGAGACGCTATCGGAGAAACAGGCCAAGTGTTCCAAACGGGACAGCCCTTGCCAGGGGATCGCTCACCCTGAGAATGGTTCACCTATCTTTACAATAACACTGCCCACCGAGGGCGGCAGCGGTAGGAAATTCGCTTCTAGGTCAAGAGGGATAGACTTGGATCAATAGGGGCATCACGGCTCTGCCCCAGGCGCATGGCACAACGGGGCCTAAGCCATCGCCTAAAACCAAAGAAAATATTAAGTTTTTCGGCTCTAGAGAGGCTGAGATTGGGGCGGATGAGCCCCTGCTGTCCCCTTAATGTCTTTTTCAAATATCTTCCCGAAGACTGTGCCCTAGGACATAGAACCAGCCCAGAAAAATAGTCCTTTAGTATGAGTCCGTCGTTGGTCAAGTTGGGCCGTCAAGCCCTTGCAGATAGGTAAAGTCTTCCAAAGAAACGTTACTTTGTATGCCTTATCATTACAGTCTCCCAGGGGTTGGTAGTCGCCTTTACAGCCATTGGGGATCACCAAGTGCTAGGGTCTCTCTAGTGATTCATGCAGTTATGCCCGCAGCATCAATGGCACAAATTCTTGATCCCATCCCTTCCGATAGCTCCAAGCAGGTGCTCTGTTGCTATGTCAACGCCACCAGCAAAATTCAGATTGCTCGCATCACAAATGTAGCCGATTGGTATTTTGAACGGGTTGTCTTTCCGGGTCAACGCCTGATGTTTGAAACGGTTCCCAAGGCCTTGCTAGAGATTCACACGGGTATGATGGCGAGCGCCATTTTGTCGGACACCATTCCCTGCGAACGCCTCGCCGTTGACCAAGACACCCTTGAGGTCATTGCCGAACCGCCCCCGTCCCCAGAGTCCAGTGCCGAGCAGCCAGTGGCAGCGGCATCCTAGGAAGGTATCGAGCTGTAACATCCCGTGCCATAGATCGCGCCGTGGTCGCGAGGTCGTGCTATTGAAAAGGTAAGTCTTCCTGCGTTTGGGCTCAAACTTTGGACTTACCTTCTTTTTTATGGCTATGGCGCATTGCCGCGTGGTCGATGGGGCTCACCCTCACGGGCTACGGGCTCTTGGCCGCGACGGGGGCGTACTGGGCCTATCGTCGTCGCCAACCGGATCCTCCATCCTGGCTGCGGCTGTTGCACCTCACCCTAGGCGTCACGCTGGTGATCTTGGTGTTGCTGCTGTTGTCCATCGGCATCGTCGGTACCCTGGGCGAATACGGAAACCTCGGCCATTCTGTACATTTGCCTTTGGGACTGTCGGTGGTGAGCTTGGTTCTGGCCTCCGCCTGGAGTGCCAGCCGTATTAGTGTAGAACGG contains:
- a CDS encoding DUF1830 domain-containing protein, whose translation is MAQILDPIPSDSSKQVLCCYVNATSKIQIARITNVADWYFERVVFPGQRLMFETVPKALLEIHTGMMASAILSDTIPCERLAVDQDTLEVIAEPPPSPESSAEQPVAAAS
- a CDS encoding DUF4079 domain-containing protein, whose protein sequence is MDLPSFLWLWRIAAWSMGLTLTGYGLLAATGAYWAYRRRQPDPPSWLRLLHLTLGVTLVILVLLLLSIGIVGTLGEYGNLGHSVHLPLGLSVVSLVLASAWSASRISVERPWARKLHLALNGGLALALAGVGLSGWQVVQKYLP